The Aeromicrobium sp. Leaf245 genome includes a region encoding these proteins:
- a CDS encoding AMP-binding protein: MIVPFSIRDFLDRAVTVYPDRVAVVDEPDQPAASWGELTYAEVMRLAQAQAARLDELDVPVGGRVAMVSQNAARLYTSFFGVSGWGRVFVPVNFRLAPAEVEYIVQHSGAEVVILDPGLEHLRDACSGAKHVFVVGEDDEAVWGWSPAPGGGAGQRAAEGTGQRPEHGAEPRAWEPDENATATINYTSGTTARPKGVQQTHRALWTNATVFGWQASVSDRDVYLHTLPMFHCNGWGQVYGVTGMGAKHVVLRQVDGAEILRRIEDHQVTYLCCAPAVLSAVLDALKDWDGPTGRDRVRCVVAGAPPPTRTIERVREELGWEFIQIYGLTETAPLLTMSRMREEWDDLDPTEQARNLGRAGAPALSTSIRVDDSGELLARSNTVLEGYWENPDASAESLAGGWFHTGDGGAFEDGYVTIADRKKDVIISGGENVSSIEVEDALASHPAVREVAVIGIPDEKWGELVTALVVVDPDAGVDEAALIAHTREHLAGYKCPKRIEFREELARTATGKLQKFKLRAEFWEGQERQVN; encoded by the coding sequence GTGATCGTCCCGTTCAGCATCCGCGACTTCCTCGACCGCGCCGTCACGGTCTACCCCGACCGGGTGGCGGTCGTCGACGAGCCGGACCAGCCTGCGGCGTCATGGGGTGAGCTGACGTACGCCGAGGTGATGCGGCTCGCTCAGGCGCAGGCCGCGCGCCTCGACGAGCTCGACGTCCCGGTGGGTGGTCGCGTGGCGATGGTGTCGCAGAACGCCGCCCGGCTGTACACGTCGTTCTTCGGCGTCTCCGGCTGGGGGCGCGTGTTCGTGCCGGTGAACTTCCGGCTCGCGCCGGCCGAGGTGGAGTACATCGTGCAGCACAGCGGCGCGGAGGTCGTGATCCTCGACCCGGGCCTGGAGCACCTGCGCGACGCCTGCTCGGGCGCCAAGCACGTGTTCGTCGTCGGCGAGGACGACGAGGCGGTGTGGGGCTGGAGCCCCGCCCCCGGCGGGGGTGCCGGGCAGCGGGCGGCGGAAGGTACCGGCCAGCGGCCGGAGCACGGCGCCGAGCCTCGCGCGTGGGAGCCCGACGAGAACGCCACCGCCACGATCAACTACACGTCGGGCACCACGGCACGACCCAAGGGCGTGCAGCAGACGCACCGCGCCCTCTGGACGAACGCCACCGTGTTCGGCTGGCAGGCCTCCGTCAGCGACCGCGACGTCTACCTCCACACGCTGCCGATGTTCCACTGCAACGGCTGGGGCCAGGTCTACGGCGTCACCGGCATGGGCGCCAAGCACGTCGTGCTGCGCCAGGTCGACGGCGCCGAGATCCTGCGCCGCATCGAGGACCACCAGGTCACGTACCTGTGCTGCGCCCCCGCGGTGCTGTCCGCCGTGCTCGACGCACTGAAGGACTGGGACGGCCCCACCGGTCGCGACCGCGTGCGCTGCGTCGTGGCCGGGGCCCCGCCGCCCACCCGCACGATCGAGCGCGTGCGCGAGGAGCTGGGCTGGGAGTTCATCCAGATCTACGGCCTCACCGAGACCGCGCCGCTGCTCACGATGAGCCGGATGCGCGAGGAGTGGGACGACCTCGATCCCACCGAGCAGGCCCGCAACCTCGGCCGCGCCGGCGCCCCCGCGCTGTCGACGTCGATCCGCGTCGACGACTCCGGCGAGCTGCTCGCCCGCAGCAACACCGTGCTGGAGGGCTACTGGGAGAATCCCGACGCCTCCGCGGAGTCACTCGCCGGCGGGTGGTTCCACACCGGTGACGGCGGCGCGTTCGAGGACGGCTACGTGACGATCGCCGACCGCAAGAAGGACGTCATCATCTCCGGCGGCGAGAACGTCTCCTCGATCGAGGTCGAGGACGCCCTCGCCTCCCACCCCGCCGTGCGCGAGGTGGCCGTGATCGGCATCCCCGACGAGAAGTGGGGCGAGCTGGTGACCGCACTCGTCGTGGTCGATCCCGACGCCGGCGTCGACGAGGCCGCCCTCATCGCCCACACGCGCGAGCACCTGGCCGGATACAAGTGCCCCAAGCGCATCGAGTTCCGCGAGGAGCTGGCCCGCACCGCCACCGGCAAGCTGCAGAAGTTCAAGCTGCGAGCCGAGTTCTGGGAGGGTCAGGAGCGCCAGGTCAACTAG
- a CDS encoding GNAT family N-acetyltransferase — protein MPDDEIIRPRLADLAWPRRTSRLTLRPLTVDDVDAVLAYRSDPDVGRWLGRPARSREEVMASHFTEQDLPHSLAVEIEGAVVGDMMLVVEDAWAQRDVREQARGSVAVLAWVLSPVHHGRGLMTEAVEELLRICFEDLGVRRVRAECFALNEPSWRLMQRVGMRRELHGVRDSLHRDLGWVDTLGYALLADEWRAAR, from the coding sequence GTGCCCGACGACGAGATCATCCGTCCGCGCCTGGCTGACCTCGCCTGGCCGCGGCGCACGTCGCGCCTGACGCTGCGTCCGCTCACCGTCGACGACGTCGACGCGGTGCTCGCGTACCGGTCCGACCCCGACGTCGGTCGCTGGCTCGGGCGTCCGGCCCGCTCGCGGGAGGAGGTGATGGCCTCCCACTTCACCGAGCAGGACCTCCCGCACTCGCTGGCCGTCGAGATCGAGGGCGCCGTCGTCGGCGACATGATGCTGGTGGTGGAGGACGCCTGGGCCCAGCGCGACGTCCGTGAGCAGGCTCGGGGTTCCGTCGCGGTGCTCGCCTGGGTGCTGTCGCCGGTCCACCACGGTCGCGGCCTCATGACGGAGGCGGTGGAGGAGCTGCTGCGGATCTGCTTCGAGGACCTCGGCGTGCGCCGGGTCAGGGCGGAGTGCTTCGCCCTCAACGAACCGTCGTGGCGCCTCATGCAGCGCGTCGGCATGCGCCGCGAGCTGCACGGCGTCCGTGACAGTCTCCACCGCGACCTCGGCTGGGTCGACACCCTCGGCTACGCCCTCCTCGCCGACGAGTGGCGCGCGGCCCGCTGA
- a CDS encoding 3-hydroxybutyryl-CoA dehydrogenase has translation MTIARLGVVGGGLMGSGITEVGARAGLSVVTVEVDDDAAKRAAERVEGSLRRAEKRGKMTPEDVAETLERVTFTADLEALADRDLVVEAASEDEQTKLELFRTLGSLLESDDAVLASNTSSIPIVKLGAVSGRADRVMGVHFFNPAPVMKLVELIPSLTTSPETLQRMQSFVSETLGKEPIEATDRAGFVVNSLLVPYLLSAIRMYEAGYASAADIDSGMVLGCGHPMGPLALADLIGLDTVRAIGVSMYDEFKEPLYSPPPVLDRMVDAGLLGKKSGHGFYPYDR, from the coding sequence ATGACGATCGCGCGACTGGGTGTCGTCGGGGGCGGACTCATGGGGTCCGGCATCACGGAGGTCGGCGCCCGCGCGGGCCTGTCCGTGGTCACGGTGGAGGTCGACGACGACGCCGCCAAGCGTGCCGCGGAGCGGGTCGAGGGTTCGCTGCGCCGGGCCGAGAAGCGCGGCAAGATGACGCCCGAGGACGTCGCGGAGACGCTCGAGCGGGTCACGTTCACGGCCGACCTGGAGGCGCTGGCCGACCGCGACCTGGTGGTCGAGGCGGCCAGCGAGGACGAGCAGACGAAGCTCGAGCTGTTCCGCACCCTCGGCTCGCTCCTGGAGTCCGACGACGCCGTCCTCGCGTCGAACACGTCGTCCATCCCGATCGTCAAGCTCGGCGCCGTGTCGGGTCGCGCCGACCGCGTGATGGGGGTGCACTTCTTCAACCCGGCACCGGTCATGAAGCTGGTCGAGCTCATCCCGTCGCTCACCACGAGCCCCGAGACGCTGCAGCGCATGCAGTCGTTCGTCTCCGAGACGCTCGGCAAGGAGCCGATCGAGGCCACCGACCGGGCCGGCTTCGTGGTCAACAGCCTGCTCGTGCCGTACCTGCTGTCGGCGATCCGCATGTACGAGGCGGGGTACGCCTCGGCGGCCGACATCGACTCCGGCATGGTGCTCGGGTGCGGGCACCCGATGGGCCCGCTGGCGCTGGCCGACCTGATCGGTCTCGACACCGTGCGCGCCATCGGCGTCTCGATGTACGACGAGTTCAAGGAGCCCCTGTACTCGCCGCCCCCGGTCCTCGACCGCATGGTCGACGCGGGCCTGCTCGGCAAGAAGTCCGGCCACGGGTTCTACCCCTACGATCGCTGA